One window of the Nicotiana tabacum cultivar K326 chromosome 4, ASM71507v2, whole genome shotgun sequence genome contains the following:
- the LOC107832579 gene encoding hydroxyproline O-galactosyltransferase HPGT1: MQSRGSNARFSGMGARSPISSLMLAMFATMASFYVAGRLWQDAQNRVYLTKELDRITGQGHSAISVDDTLKIIECREQRKKLSALEMELAAARQEGFVSKQSSDMKRTNEKGPVIVIGIFTRFGRKNERDAIRKAWMSTGAALKKMEEEKGIVARFVIGRSANRGDSLDRSIDSENSQTNDFFILENHVEAPEELPMKTKLFFAHAADSWTADFYAKVNDNVFVNLDSLGNTLASYLSAPRVYIGCMKSGEVFSEKGQKWYEPDWWKFGDGKTYFRHASTELFVISQALARYISINRSLLRTYAHDDVSVGSWFIGADVKHVDDRKFCCSSWSSGAICSGV; the protein is encoded by the exons ATGCAGAGCCGGGGATCCAATGCCCGGTTCTCAGGAATGGGGGCGCGATCCCCAATTTCATCCCTCATGCTTGCCATGTTCGCTACCATGGCTTCCTTCTATGTCGCCGGCCG GTTATGGCAAGACGCACAAAACAGGGTTTACTTAACAAAAGAGCTCGATAGAATAACCGGTCAG GGACACTCTGCAATATCTGTGGATGACACATTAAAGATCATAGAATGCAG GGAGCAAAGGAAGAAACTATCTGCCCTAGAGATGGAACTGGCAGCTGCTAGACAGGAAGGATTTGTCTCCAAACAATCATCAGATATGAAGAGAACTAATGAAAAGGGTCCAGTAATAGTAATAGgaattttcacaagatttgggcGCAAGAACGAGAGAGACGCTATAAGGAAGGCATGGATGTCAACTG GTGCAGCTCTGAAAAAAATGGAGGAAGAGAAGGGCATTGTTGCACGTTTTGTCATTGGCAGAAG TGCTAATCGTGGAGACAGCTTGGACAGGAGCATTGACAGTGAAAACAGTCAAACTAATGATTTTTTTATTCTT GAAAATCATGTCGAGGCTCCCGAGGAACTCCCAATGAAAACAAAGCTATTTTTTGCACATGCAGCAGACAGTTGGACTGCTGACTTCTATGCCAAAGTCAATGACAATGTCTTTGTAAACCTTG ATTCCTTGGGAAATACACTTGCGTCATATTTGAGTGCCCCTCGTGTATATATTGGGTGCATGAAATCAGGCGAAGTTTTCTCTGAGAA GGGCCAGAAATGGTATGAACCAGATTGGTGGAAATTTGGAGATGGGAAAAC GTACTTCCGTCATGCTTCCACAGAGCTGTTTGTAATATCCCAAGCGTTGGCTAGATACATTTCAATAAATAG ATCCCTACTCCGTACTTATGCACATGATGATGTCAGTGTTGGGTCCTGGTTTATCGGTGCCGATGTCAAACATGTAGATGACAGGAAGTTCTGCTGCTCGTCTTGGTCATCAG GAGCCATTTGTTCAGGAGTGTGA